One Alphaproteobacteria bacterium genomic window carries:
- the fabG gene encoding 3-oxoacyl-ACP reductase FabG yields MFDLKGKRALVTGATGNIGSAIARTLHNQGAHVVISGTRDEKLDTLARELGSRTTVISCDLSDRSAVTALIPSAIEAMSGLDIVVNNAGITRDMLAMRMKDEDWDTVINVNLSAAFVISREAIKTLMRNRWGRIINIASIVGVMGNPGQANYCASKAGLIGMTKALAQEVAVRGVTLNCVAPGFIESDMTAKLNDTQKGAIMGKIPAGSIGSPDDVAAAVAFLASNEAKYITGQTLHINGGMAMV; encoded by the coding sequence ATGTTTGATTTAAAGGGAAAACGGGCACTTGTAACAGGGGCCACCGGAAACATTGGGTCAGCCATCGCACGCACTCTTCACAACCAGGGCGCCCATGTGGTGATTTCTGGTACACGCGACGAAAAACTGGATACCCTTGCGAGGGAATTAGGATCACGAACCACAGTCATATCATGCGATTTAAGTGATCGCTCTGCTGTCACAGCACTGATACCATCAGCCATAGAAGCCATGAGTGGTCTCGACATTGTCGTAAATAACGCAGGGATCACACGTGACATGTTGGCCATGCGCATGAAAGACGAAGACTGGGACACCGTCATCAATGTCAACTTGAGTGCCGCTTTTGTTATTTCTCGCGAAGCCATCAAAACGTTAATGCGCAATCGGTGGGGGCGAATTATTAATATTGCATCTATTGTCGGTGTCATGGGTAATCCTGGGCAAGCCAACTACTGTGCATCGAAAGCGGGGCTTATAGGAATGACAAAGGCGTTGGCCCAGGAAGTCGCCGTACGCGGGGTTACCTTAAATTGTGTTGCTCCCGGCTTCATTGAAAGCGACATGACAGCAAAACTAAACGACACACAAAAAGGCGCTATCATGGGTAAAATACCTGCAGGGTCCATAGGAAGCCCTGATGATGTGGCAGCGGCGGTTGCTTTTTTAGCAAGTAACGAAGCAAAATACATTACCGGACAAACGCTTCACATCAATGGTGGTATGGCGATGGTTTAG
- the acpP gene encoding acyl carrier protein, whose amino-acid sequence MADITKKVTEVIAKTLEVDFDKVTAESHFVNDFNADSLQQIELVMALENEFGIQIPEEEANNIQTVQDAIDRVMKINTA is encoded by the coding sequence ATGGCAGATATCACAAAAAAAGTAACTGAAGTTATTGCAAAAACCCTTGAGGTTGACTTTGATAAGGTCACAGCTGAGTCCCATTTCGTCAATGATTTTAATGCTGATAGTCTTCAACAAATTGAACTTGTCATGGCTCTTGAAAACGAGTTTGGTATCCAAATTCCCGAAGAAGAAGCAAACAATATTCAAACAGTTCAAGACGCGATTGATCGCGTTATGAAAATTAACACAGCCTAG
- the fabF gene encoding beta-ketoacyl-ACP synthase II: MRRVVVTGLGAVTPLGGTISASWDSLIAGKSGIRTVTEFPVDDLPCHIAGMVPHGDSAIGLFNPDDWMTAGERKRTDPFIVYAIAAATQAIEDSGWKPTDTQQCERTGVLIGSGIGGLQRLYDTSVDLHEKGPRYVSPFFLPAILINLASGQVSIKYGFKGPNHAVGTACATGTHAIGDAARLIAYGDADVMVAGGAEAAVCRIGLAGFSACRALSTTYNNTPTEASRPWDKGRDGFVMGEGAGILVLEEYDHAKKRGAKIYGEVVGYGLSGDAHHITAPASDGDGGYRAMKAALKSIKNHTALPAQDIDYINAHGTSTPLGDVIEALAITRLLGASAPQTSISSTKSAVGHLLGGAGGVEAVFTVMALYTNVCPPTLNLHTPADECAHLDLTPHTAKDRGISLAMSNSFGFGGTNASLVFAKV; encoded by the coding sequence ATGCGTCGGGTTGTTGTTACGGGTCTAGGGGCCGTTACTCCTTTGGGGGGGACCATTTCTGCGTCCTGGGATTCCTTGATTGCCGGAAAATCCGGCATTCGTACAGTTACAGAATTTCCTGTAGATGATCTTCCCTGCCACATTGCCGGTATGGTTCCCCACGGAGACTCTGCCATAGGGTTGTTTAATCCTGATGATTGGATGACAGCAGGAGAACGCAAACGCACAGATCCCTTTATCGTTTACGCCATCGCAGCCGCAACGCAAGCCATTGAAGACTCTGGATGGAAACCAACAGACACGCAACAATGCGAGCGCACAGGGGTGTTGATTGGATCTGGAATAGGGGGATTGCAACGACTTTATGATACCTCTGTGGATCTTCATGAAAAAGGCCCCCGATACGTTAGTCCGTTTTTTCTCCCTGCGATCTTAATTAATTTGGCATCGGGTCAAGTTTCTATTAAGTACGGTTTTAAGGGCCCCAACCACGCGGTGGGGACGGCATGTGCGACAGGCACCCATGCTATCGGTGATGCCGCACGGCTCATTGCTTATGGCGATGCCGACGTCATGGTCGCCGGTGGAGCAGAAGCAGCCGTATGCCGCATTGGACTAGCAGGATTTTCTGCATGCCGTGCCCTCAGTACCACATACAATAATACCCCGACAGAAGCATCTCGTCCGTGGGATAAAGGGCGCGATGGTTTTGTGATGGGAGAAGGTGCAGGCATTCTTGTTCTCGAAGAATATGACCATGCCAAAAAGCGGGGAGCAAAAATTTATGGCGAAGTTGTTGGTTATGGGTTGTCCGGTGACGCTCACCACATTACAGCACCCGCTTCCGATGGAGACGGTGGATACCGTGCAATGAAAGCAGCCCTTAAGAGTATCAAGAACCATACAGCCCTCCCGGCACAAGACATTGACTATATTAATGCACATGGGACATCCACCCCTTTAGGGGATGTTATCGAAGCCCTTGCCATTACGCGCCTGTTAGGGGCTTCGGCCCCTCAGACGTCTATCTCATCCACCAAGTCCGCCGTGGGTCATTTATTAGGGGGAGCAGGTGGCGTTGAAGCCGTATTCACAGTCATGGCACTTTATACCAATGTATGCCCTCCAACGCTTAACTTGCACACCCCTGCTGATGAATGTGCTCACCTGGATCTCACCCCACACACTGCTAAAGACAGGGGTATTTCTCTTGCGATGTCAAACTCATTTGGGTTTGGCGGCACTAATGCCTCCCTCGTATTTGCTAAGGTATAA
- a CDS encoding autotransporter outer membrane beta-barrel domain-containing protein, which yields MIKKIQKIFLVCVAALTVTSHAQASGTYSSSVRSGTWVYMYIGNMGQSVYASLTGKYGMYTKSDLLGNGTVVTNKATTLANLQTMTTAMNHRLDALGSGGGKMAQANSVYTTIAGRGKGTSAGSDQMNWGLWLSTAYTDYKVSDPYIGISGDVWAAALGTDYRLNDMFTVGLALNYAHENAKTTFLSEKVRSNGYGLTPYAKVVFSKNFDADIMASYLHITSKTSRKNTRWNYNILSTSAVDGTLSGSPKADQFSGRVAFNAHVEPVECVMVSAQIGADYAQRKQKAFSQKASFKVQNMTDDRAVSAVTAKAGRAFANLKVGFMIAEGIMPFIKGGYLYDLVSSKKSPEYDVTNTNPLTAKSTAINFKNDRSNYIMGGGIIGKFDSFLITAEYSHFDGARKFKSDTGMLTVRYEF from the coding sequence ATGATTAAAAAAATACAGAAGATCTTTCTTGTGTGTGTGGCGGCATTAACTGTCACTTCGCACGCACAAGCAAGCGGAACCTACAGTTCAAGTGTTCGTTCGGGTACATGGGTTTACATGTACATTGGTAATATGGGACAATCTGTTTACGCTTCCCTAACTGGAAAGTACGGGATGTACACAAAATCTGATTTGCTTGGAAACGGTACGGTTGTAACAAACAAAGCAACCACGTTGGCAAACTTACAAACCATGACAACGGCCATGAATCATCGCTTAGATGCGCTTGGTTCAGGTGGTGGAAAAATGGCGCAAGCCAACTCTGTATACACAACAATTGCAGGTCGTGGAAAAGGAACATCTGCTGGTTCTGATCAGATGAACTGGGGCTTGTGGCTATCAACAGCATACACAGACTATAAAGTAAGTGATCCATACATTGGTATTAGTGGTGATGTTTGGGCCGCAGCATTGGGTACTGACTATCGCTTGAATGATATGTTTACAGTTGGTCTTGCCCTTAACTATGCCCATGAAAATGCCAAGACAACATTCTTATCTGAGAAAGTTAGAAGTAATGGCTATGGTTTGACGCCCTATGCAAAAGTTGTTTTCAGCAAGAACTTTGATGCCGACATTATGGCCTCATATCTGCACATTACATCGAAGACATCTCGCAAAAACACCCGCTGGAATTATAACATCCTTTCAACATCTGCTGTTGATGGAACACTATCGGGTAGCCCAAAGGCCGACCAATTCAGTGGTCGTGTAGCATTTAATGCACACGTAGAGCCTGTGGAGTGTGTTATGGTAAGTGCCCAGATTGGTGCTGATTATGCCCAACGCAAGCAAAAAGCATTCTCTCAAAAAGCAAGCTTTAAGGTTCAAAACATGACTGATGATCGTGCAGTCAGTGCTGTTACGGCTAAAGCTGGTCGTGCCTTTGCTAATCTAAAGGTTGGCTTTATGATTGCAGAAGGTATCATGCCTTTTATCAAAGGTGGATATTTGTATGACTTGGTCTCCAGCAAAAAATCTCCTGAGTATGATGTTACCAACACAAACCCTCTCACAGCAAAAAGCACAGCGATAAACTTCAAAAATGATCGCAGCAACTACATCATGGGTGGTGGTATCATTGGGAAGTTTGATAGTTTCTTGATCACTGCTGAGTATTCTCACTTTGATGGGGCACGCAAGTTTAAATCTGATACGGGTATGCTTACAGTTCGTTATGAATTCTAA
- the aspS gene encoding aspartate--tRNA ligase — MHPYRSHCCHELRASHVNQTVRLSGWIHNKRDHGDLIFLDIRDHFGLTQCVVEAGNPHFNLLEGARIESVITVTGIVAAREKGTENPDIPTGQVEVKVSDVVIESEAKVLPFQISVDEPINEELRLKHRFLDLRRDGLHKRIQLRSHIISSIRQRMVNQGFTEFQTPILTASSPEGARDYLVPSRVHPGTFYALPQAPQQFKQLLMMSGFDRYFQIAPCFRDEDARADRSPGEFYQLDFEMSFVTQDDVFAAIEPVLQGIFEEFSSKKVTQAPFPRITYHDAMLHYGSDKPDLRNPLVITDVTTVFTDSDFGVFAKSVAQGMVVRAIPAPHTAQQPRSFFDKMNEWARGQGAPGLGYITFENGVAKGPIAKFLDEARLQKLKEIAKLGNNDSVFFACGKEAEAAKLAGTARTKLGTELGLIPNDRFDFCWIVDFPMYEYNEDLKKIDFSHNPFSMPQGGMDALEGQDPLAIKAFQYDIVCNGTELSSGAIRNHKPDIMLKAFEIAGYPASEVEARFGGMINAMRYGAPPHGGSAPGIDRIVMLLADVENLREIVAFPMNQKAQDLMMGAPSTVSEKQLKELHIKLDPPVGSHKTTQ, encoded by the coding sequence ATGCACCCGTATCGTTCTCATTGCTGCCATGAGTTGCGCGCCTCACACGTCAACCAAACTGTTCGGTTGAGTGGATGGATTCACAATAAGCGTGATCATGGAGATTTAATTTTTCTCGATATACGGGATCATTTCGGTTTGACCCAATGTGTGGTTGAAGCAGGAAACCCGCACTTTAATCTCCTCGAGGGTGCCCGTATTGAAAGTGTCATTACGGTAACAGGGATTGTAGCTGCACGAGAGAAAGGGACAGAAAACCCTGATATTCCCACGGGTCAGGTTGAAGTTAAAGTGTCGGATGTTGTGATCGAATCCGAAGCCAAGGTCTTACCCTTTCAAATCAGCGTGGATGAACCCATAAATGAGGAATTACGCCTCAAACACCGCTTTCTTGATTTGCGACGAGATGGTTTACATAAGCGGATACAGTTACGCTCTCATATCATTTCTTCCATCAGACAACGCATGGTAAACCAAGGCTTTACAGAGTTTCAAACGCCCATTCTCACCGCGAGTTCGCCAGAAGGCGCGCGCGATTATTTGGTTCCCAGTCGCGTGCATCCGGGTACATTTTATGCACTCCCTCAAGCACCACAACAGTTTAAGCAACTTTTGATGATGTCTGGTTTTGATCGGTATTTTCAGATTGCACCATGCTTTCGAGATGAAGACGCACGAGCTGACCGATCTCCGGGTGAGTTTTATCAGTTAGACTTTGAAATGTCGTTTGTCACACAAGATGATGTCTTTGCGGCCATCGAACCCGTTTTACAGGGAATTTTTGAAGAGTTCTCATCAAAAAAAGTAACCCAAGCGCCTTTCCCGCGCATCACATACCATGATGCAATGCTGCACTATGGATCTGATAAACCTGATTTGCGGAATCCACTTGTTATTACTGATGTGACAACAGTGTTTACAGATTCGGATTTTGGTGTATTTGCAAAATCTGTTGCACAAGGAATGGTCGTGCGTGCTATTCCCGCCCCTCATACAGCCCAACAACCACGAAGCTTCTTTGATAAAATGAATGAATGGGCACGAGGGCAAGGGGCTCCTGGCTTGGGGTATATTACCTTTGAAAACGGTGTCGCTAAAGGGCCAATTGCCAAATTTCTTGACGAAGCTCGCCTGCAAAAACTTAAGGAAATTGCAAAACTTGGAAACAATGACAGTGTGTTTTTTGCGTGTGGCAAGGAGGCAGAAGCGGCAAAACTTGCAGGGACTGCACGCACGAAACTTGGAACTGAGTTGGGTCTGATTCCCAATGATCGCTTTGACTTTTGCTGGATTGTGGATTTCCCCATGTACGAATACAACGAGGATCTGAAAAAAATTGACTTCAGTCACAATCCCTTCTCTATGCCACAAGGGGGGATGGATGCCCTAGAAGGACAGGATCCTCTTGCTATTAAAGCCTTCCAATACGATATCGTATGTAACGGAACCGAACTTTCCTCAGGGGCAATACGCAATCACAAACCTGACATTATGCTCAAAGCGTTTGAAATTGCAGGATATCCTGCCTCTGAAGTGGAAGCGCGTTTCGGTGGGATGATTAATGCTATGCGCTACGGTGCGCCACCTCACGGAGGGTCAGCCCCAGGCATTGACCGTATTGTAATGTTGCTGGCCGATGTCGAAAACCTCCGCGAAATTGTGGCATTTCCGATGAACCAAAAAGCCCAAGACTTGATGATGGGCGCACCAAGCACGGTATCTGAAAAACAATTAAAAGAACTACACATTAAGCTCGACCCTCCAGTAGGTTCTCATAAAACCACGCAATAA
- the secA gene encoding preprotein translocase subunit SecA: protein MLKKILAQFFPSANDRFIRRIMPTIEAINARESEVQKLTDAQLKERTDLFRTRIAGGESLNDILVDAFATVREASVRSMGLRQYDVQLAGGIILHKGMIAEMRTGEGKTLMSVAPIYLNALAGKGVHVVTVNDYLAARDAHWMKPVYDMLGIHVGIITHTMFDDERRAAYAADITYGTNNEFGFDYLRDNMKFRLDDMVQRTFNYAVVDEVDNILIDEARTPLIISGAAEKSSDLYTKADKLIGRLVETDYKIDEKAHSVVLTEQGQKHVEDLVREHGLIEGENLYDVHNIALVHHVDQALRANTLYRRDKDYIVKDGAVVIIDEFTGRMADGRRYSDGLHQAIEAKEKVAIQLENQTLASVTYQNYFRLYPKLAGMTGTALTEAAEFSEIYNLDVVSVPTHRPLRRVDGDDEVYRTFEEKFVAIKERILAAHEARQPVLVGTTSIEKSELISRLLKEKNIPHQVLNARFHEKEAEIIAQAGKPGAITIATNMAGRGTDIKLGGSAEIEFAKRITGEESPNDLATLKAKITAEIAANEKIAREAGGLLVIGTERHESRRIDNQLRGRAGRQGDPGESIFYLSLGDDLMRIFGSDRLDATLVRLGLKEGEAIRHRWVTKALERAQKRVEARHFDVRKQLLKYDDVMNDQRKVIYQQRRDIMTLEDISDTIVAMREEAVRNALNRCIAPRTFPEEWPIELIGVELKQFTNEDFPLHAWITEAGMNQQVAEARVLEFLNVLMATKEKALGSEAMRKMERLILLRVLDQTWKDHLAGLDHLRQGIHLRAYGQKDPLNEYKHEAFAMFQTMLTTIQESATQLLALFTVDKEAIATLQDEMFEDDVIDGTASNPDAEEFLSGGEHESTDHNESSDHWEAYIPRNSPCPCGSAKRYKHCCGR, encoded by the coding sequence ATGCTTAAAAAGATTCTGGCGCAATTTTTCCCCTCTGCGAACGATCGGTTTATTCGCCGAATCATGCCAACGATTGAAGCCATTAACGCGCGTGAGTCGGAGGTTCAGAAACTAACGGATGCCCAACTCAAAGAACGCACAGATCTTTTTCGCACACGCATAGCAGGCGGAGAAAGCCTGAACGATATTTTGGTTGACGCCTTTGCAACTGTTCGCGAAGCATCAGTGCGGTCAATGGGGTTGCGTCAATATGATGTTCAGTTGGCAGGCGGCATTATTTTGCATAAGGGTATGATCGCGGAGATGCGCACCGGTGAAGGAAAAACACTGATGTCTGTTGCCCCTATTTATTTGAATGCCCTTGCAGGTAAGGGTGTGCATGTTGTCACTGTGAACGACTACCTTGCTGCACGCGATGCGCATTGGATGAAACCTGTTTATGATATGTTAGGAATACACGTCGGTATCATCACACACACAATGTTTGATGATGAGCGCAGAGCGGCTTATGCCGCTGATATTACCTATGGCACTAATAATGAATTTGGTTTTGACTATCTTCGCGATAATATGAAGTTTCGCCTTGATGATATGGTTCAGCGGACGTTTAATTATGCGGTTGTGGATGAAGTTGATAATATTTTAATTGATGAAGCCCGCACGCCATTGATTATTTCGGGAGCCGCGGAAAAATCCTCTGATCTATATACCAAAGCAGACAAACTCATTGGGAGGTTAGTGGAAACGGATTATAAAATTGATGAAAAAGCCCACTCTGTGGTTTTGACAGAGCAGGGGCAAAAACACGTAGAAGATCTTGTGCGTGAGCATGGCCTTATTGAGGGTGAAAACCTTTATGATGTTCACAACATTGCTCTTGTGCATCATGTAGACCAGGCGTTGCGTGCCAATACTCTGTATCGTCGCGATAAAGATTATATTGTCAAGGATGGTGCGGTCGTTATTATTGATGAGTTTACGGGGCGCATGGCGGATGGGCGACGCTACTCGGATGGTTTGCATCAAGCGATTGAGGCAAAAGAAAAAGTCGCAATTCAGTTGGAAAACCAAACGTTGGCTTCCGTCACGTATCAGAACTATTTCCGATTATATCCGAAATTGGCAGGAATGACGGGAACAGCGCTTACGGAAGCTGCAGAGTTTTCAGAAATTTATAACCTTGATGTTGTTTCTGTTCCCACTCATCGTCCCCTTAGGCGTGTGGATGGTGATGATGAGGTGTACCGCACATTTGAGGAAAAGTTTGTTGCTATTAAAGAGCGTATCTTGGCGGCACATGAGGCACGCCAACCGGTTCTGGTTGGCACAACAAGCATTGAAAAATCAGAGCTTATCTCCCGTCTTTTGAAGGAAAAAAATATTCCTCATCAAGTGCTTAATGCGCGCTTTCATGAAAAAGAGGCTGAGATTATTGCCCAAGCAGGAAAACCGGGAGCAATAACAATTGCAACCAATATGGCTGGTCGCGGAACTGATATTAAGCTTGGTGGAAGCGCAGAGATTGAATTTGCGAAGCGTATAACGGGAGAAGAATCCCCTAATGATCTTGCCACACTCAAGGCAAAAATTACGGCTGAAATTGCCGCTAATGAAAAAATCGCCCGTGAAGCGGGGGGATTGCTGGTCATTGGTACAGAGCGCCATGAAAGTCGACGCATTGATAACCAGTTGAGGGGTCGTGCGGGGCGCCAGGGGGATCCAGGAGAGTCAATTTTTTACCTTTCTTTGGGTGACGATCTCATGCGTATTTTTGGTTCCGATCGCTTAGATGCCACACTTGTGCGCCTAGGTTTGAAAGAAGGAGAAGCGATCAGGCACCGATGGGTTACGAAGGCGCTTGAGCGTGCTCAAAAACGTGTGGAAGCCCGCCATTTTGATGTGCGCAAACAACTCTTGAAATATGATGATGTGATGAATGATCAGCGCAAAGTGATCTACCAACAGCGCCGTGACATTATGACCCTCGAGGACATTAGCGATACCATTGTCGCTATGCGCGAAGAAGCCGTTCGCAATGCGTTGAATCGTTGCATTGCCCCCCGTACGTTTCCGGAAGAATGGCCCATTGAACTGATTGGGGTCGAATTGAAACAATTTACCAATGAAGATTTCCCTCTGCATGCGTGGATCACTGAAGCTGGGATGAATCAGCAAGTGGCCGAGGCACGCGTTTTGGAATTTCTAAACGTTCTTATGGCCACAAAAGAAAAAGCCCTTGGGTCCGAAGCTATGCGTAAAATGGAGCGCTTGATTTTGCTGCGGGTTCTTGATCAAACATGGAAAGATCACCTGGCAGGGCTTGACCATTTACGCCAAGGAATCCATTTGCGTGCCTATGGTCAAAAAGATCCCCTGAATGAGTATAAGCACGAAGCATTTGCTATGTTTCAAACAATGTTGACGACGATCCAAGAATCCGCTACACAGCTGCTCGCGCTGTTCACAGTCGATAAGGAAGCCATTGCAACCCTTCAAGATGAAATGTTTGAGGACGATGTTATTGATGGCACGGCATCCAATCCTGATGCCGAAGAATTTCTTTCAGGAGGCGAGCATGAAAGTACAGATCATAATGAGTCATCCGATCATTGGGAAGCGTACATTCCCCGCAACTCCCCTTGTCCTTGTGGATCCGCAAAACGTTATAAGCACTGCTGTGGTCGTTAG
- a CDS encoding peptidyl-prolyl cis-trans isomerase: MKSRFINSLLVMAIVSITLSTHALNATPEITENTLLASIGEKKFTVSDLQKMLQALPPQMRNMPAERLIPLVMRAWVQEQLFVAEARKTGIRKNDLYLARVKNARIQALFETYMQVKTSELVTDEKIKAAYDTYIKENFENKKLKERKIQHALFTSKDKADEALKLYTSKSLDMDEIVAKFSSDKLQNGVLGYINDLHKGIPAEFRKEVENMKESEIRGPFKTRAGWHLVKCLDVRDLKKPELSDMTKGLQQQVAAQEIEKHYEALKKAYNVKLEKVPGLTEPAKKP, from the coding sequence ATGAAATCACGGTTTATTAATAGTCTCCTTGTTATGGCAATTGTTTCTATTACGCTCAGCACGCATGCACTAAACGCTACGCCTGAGATAACGGAAAACACACTTTTGGCAAGCATTGGTGAAAAAAAATTCACTGTTTCTGATCTGCAAAAAATGCTGCAAGCGCTTCCACCACAGATGCGGAACATGCCCGCTGAGCGACTGATTCCCCTTGTGATGCGTGCCTGGGTTCAAGAACAATTGTTTGTTGCTGAAGCCCGCAAGACAGGCATTAGAAAAAACGACCTCTATCTTGCGCGTGTTAAAAATGCCCGCATTCAAGCCCTCTTTGAAACGTACATGCAGGTCAAAACATCTGAACTCGTCACTGATGAAAAAATTAAAGCTGCTTACGATACCTACATCAAGGAGAACTTTGAGAATAAGAAACTCAAAGAACGGAAAATTCAGCATGCTCTTTTTACCTCCAAGGACAAGGCTGATGAGGCACTCAAACTTTACACGAGCAAGTCTCTTGATATGGACGAGATTGTAGCCAAATTCTCTAGTGATAAGTTGCAGAATGGTGTGCTTGGTTACATCAATGATTTGCATAAGGGCATTCCTGCCGAGTTTCGCAAAGAGGTTGAAAACATGAAAGAAAGTGAAATACGGGGACCCTTTAAAACACGAGCAGGGTGGCATCTCGTTAAATGTCTTGATGTGCGGGATCTGAAGAAACCAGAGCTTTCTGACATGACGAAGGGCCTGCAACAACAAGTGGCTGCTCAAGAAATTGAGAAGCATTACGAAGCGCTGAAAAAGGCCTACAACGTGAAGCTTGAGAAAGTTCCTGGCTTAACAGAACCAGCGAAAAAGCCATAG
- a CDS encoding MFS transporter, protein MKNWVCTLSVYMRRRVICVFLMGITSGIPFLLLTSTLSAYLKDKGIPNHIICSLTGITLPYALKFLWAPLLDCFRVPFLTSLLGHRRAWLFVAQIGTAASIINLSFYTQADLWLLVVAGSTLSFLAATQDIVFEAFRVETLRKEEEAYGAGAAVMGFRVGMLISGAFALLIAHEHGWQVAYLVMAACMVLGVVGTLLADEPITIPLSSQSNPSFIGTILDFSRKRPWFIVLSFIFLFKLADTVLNTVTVIFLKDLGFSNFEVATVAKTFGIVSMIVGGAMGGVMLYKLHLRHTLIVSCLLQIIACLGYFVQAKVGHDITLLYVTMGLENITCGISQTALIAYLSRLCYRPQTAAHFAFLSSFSSLSRIYLSTFAGFLEQHMGWATFHLWISLATVPALVMVMVLKNHFETLTPPSQ, encoded by the coding sequence TTGAAAAATTGGGTATGCACGCTTTCTGTATACATGCGCCGTCGGGTTATTTGTGTGTTCCTCATGGGAATTACCAGTGGTATTCCTTTTTTACTTCTAACCTCCACTCTCAGTGCCTACCTTAAGGACAAGGGGATTCCCAACCATATCATTTGCTCTTTGACTGGCATTACCTTACCTTATGCGCTCAAATTCCTGTGGGCTCCCCTTCTTGATTGTTTTCGTGTGCCGTTTTTAACATCACTGTTGGGGCATCGGCGGGCATGGCTTTTCGTTGCGCAAATAGGCACAGCTGCAAGTATTATAAATCTCAGTTTTTATACCCAAGCAGATTTGTGGTTATTGGTTGTTGCAGGAAGCACTTTAAGTTTCCTGGCAGCCACCCAAGACATTGTATTTGAAGCTTTTCGCGTAGAGACTCTGCGCAAGGAAGAAGAAGCCTACGGAGCAGGAGCTGCTGTTATGGGGTTTCGCGTTGGTATGCTTATTTCAGGTGCATTTGCCTTGCTTATTGCCCATGAACATGGCTGGCAGGTCGCTTATCTTGTGATGGCGGCGTGTATGGTTTTGGGGGTCGTGGGCACATTGCTGGCTGATGAGCCTATAACCATCCCTCTTTCTTCTCAAAGCAATCCAAGTTTTATAGGGACTATTTTAGATTTCTCGCGCAAGCGACCATGGTTTATTGTTTTGTCCTTTATTTTTCTTTTTAAATTAGCTGATACAGTACTCAATACGGTTACTGTTATTTTTCTGAAAGACTTGGGTTTTTCAAATTTTGAGGTGGCCACTGTTGCAAAGACATTTGGAATTGTCTCCATGATTGTGGGGGGAGCTATGGGGGGTGTAATGCTTTATAAACTTCACCTGCGCCATACATTGATCGTGAGTTGTCTTTTACAGATCATTGCGTGTCTTGGGTACTTTGTACAGGCCAAGGTTGGACACGACATCACGCTTTTGTACGTAACAATGGGACTTGAAAACATTACGTGTGGGATATCTCAGACTGCCTTGATTGCTTACCTTTCTCGCTTGTGTTATCGCCCTCAAACAGCGGCACACTTTGCATTTCTCTCCTCGTTTTCATCTCTATCACGCATTTATCTTTCTACGTTTGCAGGATTTCTGGAGCAACACATGGGGTGGGCGACATTCCACTTATGGATTTCCCTTGCAACGGTTCCAGCACTTGTCATGGTTATGGTTTTAAAGAATCATTTTGAGACATTAACGCCGCCATCTCAATAA